From Thermogemmatispora onikobensis, one genomic window encodes:
- a CDS encoding serine/threonine protein kinase: MMIETIPPGTIMRGQYRIERALGSGGFGHVYLAVDLRSNQPCAVKEYLVTGASGQAQLQHEARVLSRLHHPHLPSFIDAFSERGRYYVVLSYIEGRDLTEQLRLARQRDEAIPLPVILGWLLAVCDAVQFLHSQQPPVIHRDIKPDNIRITSDGTAYLVDLGNAKAVADGARTLFFARHQGTPGYAPPEQYPGGSGTDPRSDVYALGGTLYFALTMQEPASVSARNQALQQGHSGLPSLQEQLARLLAEEKAGKSFRFEAARPSRGARMPRHVAQLAVLPPEILQRLNAIIQRAMALKPAERYQSVAELKAELRQVQEQLQRARQEPPAPTAERGRAVDPHKTQPDLPQLYEDLHQARTSTPGVSCPVCQMPLTSSQPGCPRCGWVNPQAAGGSTRSPRVGSPTSQEQPQRLVLPSTRVQAASSAAPVVSDVSGQAGSIRSRRRAAAISTAPAPHTAHSQGWPLSLSEKGLSLRTAILLTAIALAVLLLVFVFLFLIASAHSAGSLPLPLPGALLLLPLQLPLPLRG; this comes from the coding sequence ATGATGATCGAAACCATCCCGCCGGGGACGATCATGCGTGGCCAGTACCGCATTGAGCGGGCCCTGGGCAGCGGCGGCTTCGGCCATGTCTACCTGGCAGTGGACCTGCGCAGCAATCAACCTTGTGCGGTGAAAGAATATCTGGTCACCGGTGCCAGTGGCCAGGCTCAGCTCCAGCATGAGGCGCGCGTGCTCAGCCGCCTCCACCATCCCCATTTGCCCAGCTTTATCGACGCCTTCAGCGAGCGCGGGCGCTACTATGTCGTGCTGAGCTATATCGAAGGGCGCGACCTGACCGAACAGCTGCGTCTGGCTCGCCAGCGCGATGAGGCTATTCCTTTACCTGTGATTCTGGGCTGGTTGCTAGCGGTCTGCGATGCCGTCCAGTTTCTCCACAGTCAGCAGCCGCCGGTGATCCATCGCGATATCAAGCCCGACAATATCCGCATTACCTCCGACGGGACGGCCTATCTGGTCGACCTGGGCAATGCGAAGGCGGTGGCCGACGGAGCACGTACGCTCTTCTTCGCCCGCCATCAAGGCACGCCCGGCTATGCTCCGCCCGAACAGTATCCCGGTGGGAGCGGCACCGACCCCCGCTCCGATGTCTACGCTCTGGGTGGAACACTCTATTTCGCCTTAACGATGCAAGAGCCAGCCAGCGTTTCGGCCCGCAATCAGGCACTCCAGCAGGGACATTCTGGCCTGCCTTCGCTGCAGGAGCAGCTGGCCCGTCTCCTGGCCGAAGAAAAGGCTGGCAAATCTTTCCGCTTCGAGGCCGCGCGCCCCTCGCGAGGGGCACGCATGCCGCGTCATGTGGCCCAGCTCGCCGTGCTCCCTCCAGAGATTCTGCAGCGGCTCAATGCCATTATCCAGCGAGCTATGGCGCTCAAGCCCGCAGAACGCTACCAGTCGGTGGCAGAGCTGAAGGCCGAGCTGAGACAGGTCCAGGAGCAGCTGCAACGAGCGCGTCAGGAGCCTCCCGCTCCCACCGCGGAGAGAGGGCGCGCAGTCGATCCTCATAAAACGCAGCCAGACCTGCCTCAACTCTACGAGGACCTGCATCAGGCCCGTACCAGCACACCCGGCGTGAGCTGTCCAGTCTGCCAGATGCCTCTGACCTCTTCGCAGCCAGGCTGCCCCCGCTGCGGCTGGGTCAATCCCCAGGCCGCAGGTGGTTCGACTCGTTCGCCGCGCGTTGGCAGTCCAACCAGTCAGGAACAACCACAGCGTCTGGTGCTGCCTTCAACCCGCGTTCAGGCCGCTTCCTCGGCTGCCCCCGTCGTCAGCGACGTCAGCGGTCAGGCGGGGTCAATACGCTCACGGCGCAGAGCAGCCGCCATCTCCACCGCCCCTGCTCCCCACACGGCCCACTCTCAAGGGTGGCCACTCTCCCTCTCCGAGAAGGGCCTGAGCCTGCGCACGGCAATCCTATTGACAGCCATTGCTCTGGCGGTACTGCTCCTGGTCTTCGTCTTCCTCTTCCTGATAGCCTCTGCCCACAGCGCCGGCAGCCTCCCGCTCCCCCTGCCCGGCGCCCTCCTCCTCTTACCACTCCAGCTCCCCCTTCCTCTGCGCGGCTGA
- a CDS encoding methyl-accepting chemotaxis protein yields the protein MPRWISNTPISLRLFATFAWATIIPFIAIVFLSSIYFHALESGRQAVLISNQTIKITTTELARLQSMHALLVALLPSVTTNSTSDATVTRAEEDVILQVLSIEGSFDVDSVAYQEQYQLATAPAMADIRQILLDNDPHTPIIREQQQLLDLILEHQWPQYKAAQDDLLIGLDTRMPLAQAAQLLQKADQLYTPLLASWQRIVDIAERVNTEVVRVGPSQTVPMLIGTVTAIPLSMLFVFTIGYLVNLTISRPLRQLIQLTRRISAGDTLARARLSGRDEIARVAASMNTMLDTIVQLMENTQQQRDLLQTRIGNLAGEVKGVGEGDLRIRADVTGDVLGVLASSFNYMISELEGLVIRIKQVAREVETSTRLTLEQMTHLSQISEFQIQQITEAAGGVEQMALASQEVAQHAQILEGIAQDTQRSATGGHQATWDAINRLGHIHAHVQATTQRVRSLGERSQEINDIVEVIFSLAYQTHRLALDSAIQAAMAGEGRKEFGAVAVRIRRLAEQAKLEANNIARIVRSAQEDIAEAATSMERTQRETTLESKVSQDVERTLEGIFATVERQARDIADITSLVTRQMELATAAVQIMQYVADLTQTNKARLGEATHHMQRLASLVEHLRVSVDAFKVSREQSAAAAPSSVASERRSLTTTGSISPLGSGTRPVSAPLGQSQPGLLHLPPQTPLPPGGAVTPLPPTGLAGSSPQTPLPSSPLWVPQQPQAPDGEPYQ from the coding sequence ATGCCGAGATGGATCAGTAACACACCGATTTCCCTACGGCTCTTTGCCACTTTTGCCTGGGCAACCATCATCCCTTTTATTGCTATTGTCTTCCTCAGCAGTATCTACTTCCATGCCCTGGAGTCGGGAAGACAAGCTGTCTTGATCAGTAACCAGACCATCAAGATCACCACCACCGAGCTGGCGCGTCTGCAGAGCATGCATGCTCTGCTTGTGGCCCTCCTACCGAGCGTCACCACCAATAGCACCAGCGATGCCACCGTGACGCGCGCTGAAGAAGATGTTATTCTTCAGGTGCTCAGCATCGAAGGGAGCTTTGATGTTGACAGTGTGGCCTATCAGGAACAGTACCAGCTCGCCACCGCCCCGGCGATGGCCGACATTCGGCAGATTCTGCTCGATAATGATCCACATACCCCCATTATTCGCGAGCAACAGCAGCTGCTGGACCTTATTTTGGAGCATCAATGGCCGCAGTACAAGGCCGCGCAGGACGACCTTTTGATCGGCCTCGACACGCGCATGCCCCTGGCCCAAGCCGCCCAGCTCCTGCAGAAGGCTGATCAGCTCTACACCCCGCTCTTAGCAAGCTGGCAACGTATTGTAGACATTGCCGAGCGAGTTAACACCGAGGTCGTGCGCGTTGGCCCTTCGCAGACCGTTCCCATGTTGATTGGAACGGTGACCGCCATCCCCCTGTCCATGCTCTTTGTCTTCACCATTGGCTACCTTGTCAATCTGACGATCAGCCGCCCGCTGCGCCAGCTCATCCAGCTGACCCGACGCATCAGTGCCGGCGATACGCTGGCGCGTGCCAGGCTAAGCGGGCGCGACGAGATCGCCCGCGTGGCCGCCTCGATGAATACGATGCTCGACACCATTGTCCAACTGATGGAAAACACCCAGCAGCAGCGCGATCTTCTACAGACGCGCATCGGTAACCTGGCAGGCGAAGTGAAGGGAGTTGGCGAGGGTGATCTGCGCATCCGCGCCGATGTGACTGGCGATGTGCTGGGCGTGCTCGCCTCCTCTTTCAATTACATGATCAGCGAGCTGGAGGGGCTGGTGATTCGCATCAAGCAGGTGGCCCGTGAGGTAGAGACCTCAACCCGCCTCACGCTGGAGCAGATGACCCACCTCAGCCAGATCAGCGAATTCCAGATTCAGCAGATCACTGAGGCGGCAGGCGGCGTGGAGCAGATGGCCCTGGCCAGCCAGGAGGTGGCGCAGCATGCCCAGATTCTGGAAGGCATTGCCCAGGACACGCAGCGCAGCGCTACTGGTGGGCATCAGGCCACCTGGGACGCCATTAATCGCCTCGGGCATATTCACGCTCATGTGCAGGCGACGACGCAGCGCGTGCGCAGCCTCGGCGAGCGTTCACAGGAGATTAACGATATCGTAGAGGTCATTTTCAGCCTGGCCTATCAGACTCATCGCCTCGCTCTCGATTCGGCTATCCAGGCGGCAATGGCCGGCGAGGGGCGCAAAGAGTTCGGCGCGGTTGCCGTACGCATTCGGCGCCTGGCTGAGCAGGCCAAGCTGGAGGCCAATAACATCGCCCGCATTGTGCGCAGCGCTCAGGAGGATATCGCCGAGGCCGCGACTTCTATGGAGCGCACCCAGCGCGAGACCACTCTGGAAAGCAAGGTCTCTCAAGATGTTGAGCGAACCCTGGAGGGCATTTTTGCCACTGTTGAGCGCCAGGCCCGCGATATCGCCGATATCACCAGCCTCGTGACCAGACAGATGGAGCTGGCCACGGCGGCTGTCCAGATTATGCAGTATGTGGCCGATCTGACGCAGACGAACAAGGCTCGGCTGGGTGAGGCCACTCATCATATGCAGCGCCTGGCCTCATTAGTTGAGCATCTACGAGTCTCTGTCGATGCCTTCAAGGTCTCACGTGAGCAGTCAGCTGCAGCTGCTCCGAGCTCGGTCGCAAGCGAGCGTCGCAGTCTGACAACGACGGGTTCGATCTCCCCGCTTGGCTCAGGCACACGACCTGTCAGCGCCCCGCTTGGTCAGTCCCAGCCCGGGCTGCTCCATCTCCCGCCCCAGACCCCTCTGCCTCCCGGCGGAGCGGTGACTCCCCTGCCACCAACGGGGCTCGCAGGGTCCAGCCCTCAGACTCCTTTGCCCTCTTCACCGCTGTGGGTCCCGCAACAGCCGCAAGCTCCCGATGGCGAGCCCTATCAGTAG
- a CDS encoding TIGR00730 family Rossman fold protein, whose protein sequence is MTEDERLLTRPTRPLVSPSEPPPSEQIQADEHALERALHFDFTITDPWRVFRIMSEFVNGFDALAHIPPAVAIFGSARTRPNDPAYAAAVETARLLAQAGFAIITGGGPGIMEAANKGAQEGGNLSIGCNIELPFEQASNPYLDISIDFRYFMVRKTMFVKYSNAFVIFPGGFGTMDELFEALTLIQTRKVSHFPVILYDSRYWGGLLHWLHHTMLAEGKISPGDAKLLCVSDDPREICRLVREAYETYRQEREDPNREKSIR, encoded by the coding sequence ATGACCGAGGATGAGCGCCTGCTGACGCGCCCAACCCGTCCGCTGGTGAGTCCTTCGGAGCCACCTCCGAGCGAGCAGATCCAGGCCGATGAGCACGCCCTGGAGCGCGCGCTCCACTTTGACTTTACCATCACTGACCCCTGGCGCGTCTTTCGCATTATGAGCGAGTTTGTCAACGGCTTCGATGCGCTGGCCCATATTCCGCCAGCTGTGGCTATCTTCGGCTCGGCCCGCACGCGGCCCAATGATCCCGCCTACGCCGCCGCTGTGGAGACCGCGCGCCTGCTGGCACAGGCTGGCTTCGCGATTATCACCGGGGGTGGGCCAGGCATCATGGAGGCCGCCAACAAGGGGGCTCAGGAGGGAGGCAATCTCTCCATCGGCTGCAATATCGAACTCCCTTTCGAGCAGGCCTCCAATCCTTACCTGGATATCTCCATCGACTTCCGCTACTTTATGGTCCGCAAGACCATGTTCGTGAAGTACTCCAACGCCTTTGTCATCTTCCCGGGCGGCTTTGGAACAATGGATGAGCTGTTCGAGGCCCTGACACTGATACAGACGCGCAAGGTCAGCCATTTCCCGGTGATTCTCTATGACTCTCGCTACTGGGGTGGCTTACTGCACTGGCTGCACCACACGATGCTGGCCGAGGGCAAGATCTCCCCAGGCGATGCCAAGCTGTTGTGCGTCTCGGATGATCCCCGGGAAATCTGCCGCCTGGTGCGCGAGGCCTACGAGACCTACCGTCAGGAGCGCGAGGACCCGAATCGCGAGAAGTCGATTCGCTGA
- a CDS encoding class II histone deacetylase: protein MPAANSTSGLLFDERFLAHDAGVETIVQMREGSFELDPEPHPSDLAITRRTWQFLERSGLLGRMRRLEARPAREEELLVYHTRPYLNGLQAHAAGGPRQGDWGEIDEDTPVSASSLEAAVWAAGGACQAVEAVMRGEVRNAYALLRPPGHHAERERALGYCIFNNAVIAAEYARHTYGLERILIIDWDVHHGNGTQQAFYLDPGVLFLSLHQHNWYPRHSGELEQVGAGAGVGYTVNIPLPPGTGDRGYIAAFEQLVLPIGLRYRPQLILVSAGQDASWLDPLAQMMLTRAGYRRLAELVVALADEVCEGRLVALQEGGYSRAYVPYCTAAIVEALLGIDLGIVDLYAGAWELERSATIFTRATRQALEQARRWHRQWWPL, encoded by the coding sequence ATGCCTGCGGCGAACTCGACCAGTGGTCTCCTCTTTGACGAGCGCTTTCTGGCCCACGACGCCGGGGTTGAAACGATTGTGCAGATGCGTGAGGGGAGCTTTGAGCTGGACCCTGAGCCGCATCCTTCGGATCTGGCCATTACCAGGCGCACCTGGCAATTCTTGGAGCGTTCCGGGCTGCTGGGGCGCATGCGACGTCTGGAAGCACGGCCAGCCCGTGAGGAAGAATTGCTTGTCTATCACACGCGCCCCTATCTCAATGGTCTGCAAGCCCATGCGGCGGGTGGTCCACGGCAAGGAGACTGGGGCGAAATCGATGAGGACACACCAGTGAGCGCCAGCTCCCTGGAGGCCGCGGTATGGGCTGCCGGCGGGGCCTGTCAGGCAGTGGAGGCTGTGATGCGTGGCGAGGTGCGTAACGCCTATGCCCTCCTGCGACCTCCCGGTCACCATGCCGAGCGCGAGCGGGCCCTGGGTTATTGCATCTTCAATAACGCGGTCATTGCTGCCGAGTATGCGCGCCACACATATGGGCTGGAGCGCATTCTGATTATCGACTGGGATGTCCACCACGGCAATGGGACCCAGCAGGCTTTCTACCTGGACCCGGGAGTCCTCTTTCTTTCCCTGCACCAGCACAACTGGTATCCCCGTCACTCGGGTGAGCTAGAGCAAGTCGGCGCGGGCGCGGGCGTTGGCTATACCGTCAATATTCCTCTGCCACCGGGGACGGGTGACCGTGGCTACATTGCAGCCTTCGAGCAGCTGGTGCTCCCGATCGGCCTGCGCTATCGCCCGCAGCTCATCCTTGTCTCGGCAGGGCAAGATGCAAGCTGGCTTGATCCGCTAGCGCAGATGATGCTCACTCGGGCCGGCTATCGGCGCCTGGCCGAGCTGGTGGTCGCCCTGGCCGACGAGGTCTGCGAGGGTCGCCTGGTGGCTCTACAAGAGGGGGGATACAGTCGCGCCTACGTTCCCTACTGTACCGCGGCGATCGTTGAGGCTTTGCTCGGTATCGACCTTGGCATAGTCGATCTCTATGCCGGTGCCTGGGAGCTGGAGCGCAGCGCGACTATCTTTACGCGCGCGACGCGCCAGGCTCTGGAGCAGGCCCGGCGTTGGCACCGTCAATGGTGGCCACTATGA
- a CDS encoding EamA family transporter encodes MKGEGRGRLRGYLLVGLASLLFGLNGNLARKLFDESALTPLTLVEWRMLIGGACLLVLLGVVQRGKVLPPRRSWGWLLALGLAMALVAYSYFMAISRLPVAIALVIQFSTPAWLVLGEALWRRRWPALPVLGALLLAGSGLVLVTGAWQQRFLRLDALGLLYAVLSILSFAAYLLLGRRVGRELPALSATTWGAIVAALFWLFVQPPWRIPPASLQPGLWPALAAVGILGMALPFLGELAALRYLDAARVGIAAMLELVAGSAIAYLWLGEALTLDQLVGGLLVMLGVGLLHYEELRRHAGSSSPQPGGAPADMTTGGCSQPGRGEDPRDLAVGRVPEG; translated from the coding sequence ATGAAGGGTGAGGGGCGCGGGCGCCTCCGGGGCTATCTGCTGGTTGGGTTGGCCTCGCTCCTCTTTGGTCTCAATGGGAACCTGGCGCGCAAGCTGTTCGATGAAAGCGCGTTGACGCCGCTGACGCTGGTGGAATGGCGCATGCTCATTGGGGGGGCATGCCTGCTGGTTTTACTGGGAGTGGTTCAGCGCGGAAAAGTGCTGCCACCGCGCCGAAGTTGGGGCTGGCTGCTGGCTTTGGGCCTGGCGATGGCGCTGGTGGCCTATAGCTACTTCATGGCTATTAGCCGCTTGCCGGTGGCCATTGCCCTGGTGATCCAGTTCAGCACACCGGCCTGGCTGGTACTTGGCGAGGCGCTCTGGCGACGCCGCTGGCCGGCCCTGCCGGTTCTGGGGGCTTTGCTCCTGGCGGGAAGCGGCCTGGTGCTGGTGACGGGAGCCTGGCAGCAGCGGTTCCTGCGCCTGGATGCCCTGGGGCTGCTCTATGCGGTGCTCTCGATCCTCTCCTTTGCCGCCTACCTGCTGTTGGGGCGACGTGTCGGGCGTGAGCTGCCGGCCCTGAGCGCCACGACCTGGGGGGCGATTGTTGCCGCCCTCTTCTGGCTGTTTGTGCAGCCGCCCTGGCGCATCCCGCCGGCCAGCCTGCAGCCGGGCCTATGGCCGGCGCTGGCGGCGGTTGGAATCCTGGGCATGGCGCTGCCGTTCCTGGGCGAGCTGGCGGCCCTGCGCTACCTGGACGCGGCCAGGGTGGGCATCGCAGCGATGCTGGAGCTGGTAGCCGGCAGCGCCATCGCCTACCTCTGGCTTGGCGAAGCCTTGACCCTTGATCAGTTGGTCGGCGGGCTGCTTGTCATGCTTGGAGTGGGCCTTCTTCATTACGAGGAGCTCCGTCGCCATGCTGGCAGCTCCTCCCCACAACCAGGGGGAGCGCCCGCCGACATGACGACTGGAGGCTGCAGTCAGCCAGGTCGAGGGGAGGACCCGCGAGACCTGGCTGTCGGTCGGGTCCCCGAGGGCTAG